The following coding sequences are from one Triticum dicoccoides isolate Atlit2015 ecotype Zavitan chromosome 4A, WEW_v2.0, whole genome shotgun sequence window:
- the LOC119286118 gene encoding laccase-22 translates to MAMPRRLDQLLLPLMASCFLLQALSVHAITRHYKFNVVMRNMTRLCSTKSILTVNGKFPGPTLYAREGDNVLVKVVNHASHNVTIHWHGVRQIRTGWYDGPAYITQCPIQPGSSFLYNFTVTGQRGTLLWHAHINWLRATVHGAIVILPKLGVPYPFPAPHKEAVVVLGEWWKADTETVINQAMQLGVGPNISDSHTINGHPGPMSDCASSQDGFNLDVENDKTYMLRIINAGLNDDLFFKIAGHGLTVVEVDAVYTKPYKTDILLITPGQTTNVLVTADQSAGRYLLSVSPFLDAPLQVDNKTGTATLHYANTVSATARLTLVKPPPQNATPIASKFSESLRSLNSKEYPANVPQTVDHSLFFTIGVGVNPCANCINGTRVVGTINNSTFVMPSTPILQARYYSIPGVFTEDFPATPPHKFNYTGSGPKNLQTMKGTRVYRLPYNASVQVILQDTGIISTESHPIHLHGFNFFVVGRGVGNYNPQTSPSTFNLIDPVERNTIGVPTGGWTVIRFRADNPGVWFMHCHFEVHTSWGLKMVFVVDNGKRPSETLIPPPKDLPQC, encoded by the exons ATGGCCATGCCTCGCCGTCTTGATCAGCTGCTCCTCCCCCTCATGGCCAGCTGCTTCCTGCTTCAGGCTCTCAGCGTCCATGCCATCACCCGACACTACAAGTTCAAT GTGGTTATGAGGAACATGACACGGCTTTGCTCAACCAAGTCCATCCTCACTGTTAATGGCAAGTTCCCGGGGCCGACCCTCTATGCAAGGGAAGGCGATAATGTTCTTGTCAAGGTCGTCAACCATGCATCTCACAACGTTACCATCCACTG GCATGGGGTAAGGCAAATCCGGACTGGGTGGTACGATGGACCAGCCTACATTACACAGTGCCCAATCCAGCCAGGGAGCAGCTTTCTGTATAATTTCACCGTTACTGGCCAACGTGGTACACTCCTATGGCATGCCCATATCAACTGGCTGCGGGCTACCGTCCATGGTGCTATTGTCATACTACCCAAGCTTGGAGTACCCTACCCCTTCCCTGCTCCTCACAAGGAGGCAGTTGTTGTCCTAG GTGAATGGTGGAAAGCTGATACAGAGACTGTAATCAACCAGGCCATGCAACTAGGAGTAGGACCCAATATTTCTGATTCCCACACCATCAACGGCCACCCTGGTCCGATGTCTGATTGTGCCTCCTCCCAAG ATGGATTCAATCTCGATGTCGAAAATGACAAGACATACATGCTCCGGATCATCAACGCTGGTCTGAATGACGACCTATTCTTCAAGATTGCCGGGCACGGACTAACTGTGGTTGAGGTTGATGCAGTCTATACCAAGCCATATAAAACCGATATCCTGCTCATCACTCCAGGCCAGACTACAAACGTCCTCGTCACTGCTGACCAAAGTGCTGGCCGTTACCTTCTCTCAGTCTCTCCCTTCCTGGATGCTCCACTACAAGTTGACAACAAAACAGGCACTGCTACCTTGCACTATGCTAACACTGTCTCTGCCACAGCACGCCTCACTCTCGTCAAGCCACCACCACAGAATGCCACCCCTATTGCATCAAAATTCTCTGAGTCGCTCCGAAGCCTCAACTCCAAGGAGTACCCAGCCAATGTGCCACAGACAGTAGACCACTCGCTTTTCTTTACCATTGGTGTGGGTGTCAATCCATGCGCAAACTGCATTAACGGGACCAGAGTGGTGGGCACAATCAACAATTCGACATTCGTTATGCCATCCACCCCAATTCTCCAAGCCCGTTACTACAGCATTCCAGGGGTCTTCACCGAAGACTTCCCAGCAACAccaccacacaagttcaactacacagGAAGTGGCCCCAAAAACCTTCAAACCATGAAAGGAACCAGGGTTTATAGGCTGCCATATAATGCTTCAGTGCAGGTCATACTCCAGGATACAGGGATCATATCAACAGAAAGCCacccgatccatctgcatggatttAACTTTTTTGTCGTTGGGAGGGGTGTTGGTAATTACAACCCCCAAACCTCCCCTTCCACATTTAACCTCATCGACCCCGTTGAGAGAAACACCATTGGAGTTCCTACTGGAGGCTGGACAGTAATCAGGTTCAGGGCAGACAACCCAG GTGTGTGGTTTATGCATTGCCATTTCGAGGTGCACACGTCATGGGGACTCAAGATGGTCTTTGTGGTGGACAATGGGAAAAGACCTAGCGAGACTCTAATTCCACCACCCAAAGATCTTCCCCAGTGCTGA